The Motacilla alba alba isolate MOTALB_02 chromosome 22, Motacilla_alba_V1.0_pri, whole genome shotgun sequence genome has a window encoding:
- the CAMK2B gene encoding calcium/calmodulin-dependent protein kinase type II subunit beta: MGTSQRQEEPGDTDGQVGEGLGVATPCNANGKAGAGHKDGAADCDLAGEEPQSTVIHNPGDGAKESSDSTNTTIEDEDTKARKQEIIKITEQLIEAVNNGDFEAYAKICDPGLTSFEPEALGNLVEGMDFHRFYFENLLSKNNKPIHTTILNPHVHVIGEDAACIAYIRLTQYIDAQGRPRTSQSEETRVWHRRDGKWQNVHFHGSGAPVAPLQ, encoded by the exons ATGGGGACCagccagaggcaggaggagcctgGTGACACCGATGGACAGGTGGGTGAGGGGCTAGGGGTGGCGACGCCCTGCAATGCCAATGGCAAGGCAGGTGCAGGTCACAAGGATGGGGCTGCTGACTGTGACCTCGCAGGTGAG GAGCCTCAAAGTACCGTAATCCATAACCCCGGGGACGGCGCCAAG GAGTCCTCCGACAGCACCAACACCACCATCGAGGACGAGGACACCAAAG CCCGCAAGCAGGAGATCATCAAGATCACGGAGCAGCTCATCGAGGCCGTCAACAACGGCGACTTCGAGGCCTACGC gaagaTCTGCGACCCGGGGCTCACCTCCTTTGAGCCCGAGGCACTGGGCAACCTGGTGGAGGGGATGGACTTCCACCGCTTCTATTTCGAGAACT TGCTCTCCAAGAACAACAAGCCGATCCACACGACCATCCTGAACCCGCACGTGCACGTCATCGGCGAGGACGCGGCCTGCATCGCCTACATCCGCCTGACGCAGTACATCGACGCGCAGGGCCGGCCGCGCACCAGCCAGTCCGAGGAGACGCGCGTGTGGCACCGCCGCGACGGCAAGTGGCAGAACGTGCACTTCCACGGCTCGGGGGCCCCCGTGGCCCCGCTGCAGTGA